A genomic region of Maniola hyperantus chromosome 5, iAphHyp1.2, whole genome shotgun sequence contains the following coding sequences:
- the LOC117982103 gene encoding protein FAM13A isoform X4, with protein sequence MAAPECEREARKRRERRDSGCAHERKERRPHSEERPPPPPPPPPLHDYNRLESERRAERLSRARRPQHGGKRRRAPARLPRQPKENDYSAYIDDVRSSTPPHFEYVVQRKPEVCEETERSCVESSTRHEEAERARRGERNEPQRRAQPSPDRRLEKITKKKKNTLLFQINVLKKNIAKYESDFESQNGTPITQGDRMTDVQLVRMYEAIRHLQTEKRCIKADPVEYALKVQAAKLQKERDDKLDAALKSDKPMAEVVKDIEEWVDGCRQATGRASIPESNWTPAQLAAEKSCVQRALLRLEAARGRPPAHSADRGAARHLYERYRAVKRALATFRPDAIIGGTNGELATIHEHETMLFNTSVDSSSDSQEKPSDTSQETIETPLQSPPTREGQEEMPSSTSSAKSATTSEEATPSNEGLHCLGLEDLTQALSEAKLLKCVLRRSIKEYEVNFELQNSRKVQRDDKIGREEEYRRYKTVKARIKLINALINKQKSTA encoded by the exons ATGGCGGCGCCCGAATGCGAGCGGGAGGCACGCAAGCGACGCGAGCGGCGGGACTCCGGCTGCGCGCATGAACGTAAGGAGCGCAGACCGCACAGTGAGGAGCGGCCGCCCCCACCGCCGCCACCGCCTCCACTACATGACTATAATCGACTTGAG TCGGAACGTCGAGCGGAGCGACTGTCTCGCGCTCGGCGGCCGCAACACGGCGGCAAGAGACGCCGCGCGCCCGCAAGATTGCCGCGACAACCTAAAGAGAACGACTACAGCGCTTACATCGACGACGTGCGCAGTAGCACTCCGCCGCACTTCGAATATGTCGTGCAGCGGAAACCTGAAG TATGCGAGGAGACGGAACGCTCCTGCGTGGAAAGCAGCACTCGGCACGAGGAAGCGGAGCGCGCGCGCCGCGGGGAGCGCAACGAGCCGCAGCGCCGCGCGCAGCCGAGCCCCGACCGGCGCCTCGAGAAGATCACCAAAAAG aaaaaaaaCACTCTTTTATTTCAGATCAACGTtctaaagaaaaacatcgcaaAATACGAAAGCGATTTCGAATCCCAAAATGGCACTCCGATTACCCAAGGCGATCGCATGACTGACGTCCAACTGGTCCGGATGTACGAAGCTATTCGACACTTGCAGACAGAAAAGCGATGCATTAAAGCGGACCCCGTCGAATATGCGCTCAAAGTTCAAGCGGCGAAGCTACAGAAGGAAAGAGATGATAAGCTGGATGCAGCGCTGAAGAGTGATAAACCGATGGCTGAAGTTGTGAAGGACATTGAAGAG TGGGTAGATGGTTGCCGCCAAGCGACGGGCCGAGCGAGCATACCAGAATCAAACTGGACACCAGCGCAACTAGCAGCTGAGAAATCTTGCGTACAAAGGGCTCTATTACGGCTTGAGGCAGCTCGTGGAAGACCTCCAGCACACTCCGCCGATCGCGGTGCAGCCAGGCATCTGTATGAGCGGTACCGTGCTGTCAAGCGGGCTTTAGCTACCTTCAGACCTGACGCC ATAATTGGCGGGACGAACGGCGAACTGGCGACCATCCACGAGCACGAGACAATGTTGTTCAACACCAGCGTGGACAGTTCCAGCGACTCACAGGAGAAGCCTTCCGACACTTCACAG GAAACCATAGAAACTCCCCTCCAGTCGCCCCCCACTCGCGAGGGTCAGGAGGAGATGCCGTCATCCACGTCGTCGGCTAAGTCCGCCACCACCAGCGAGGAGGCCACACCCTCCAATGAGGGACTGCATTGTTTGGGCTTGGAGGACCTCACACAAGCACTCTCTGAGGCCAAATTGCTTAAATGT GTACTAAGACGCAGTATCAAGGAATACGAAGTGAACTTTGAGCTTCAAAACAGTAGGAAGGTGCAACGGGATGACAAGATCGGTCGAGAGGAGGAGTACAGACGTTACAAAACCGTAAAAGCAAGAATTAAACTTATTAACGCCCTTATCAATAAACAAAAGTCCACGGCTTGA
- the LOC117982103 gene encoding protein FAM13A isoform X3: protein MVLLGLQQCCERSEGEKEREDMAAPECEREARKRRERRDSGCAHERKERRPHSEERPPPPPPPPPLHDYNRLESERRAERLSRARRPQHGGKRRRAPARLPRQPKENDYSAYIDDVRSSTPPHFEYVVQRKPEVCEETERSCVESSTRHEEAERARRGERNEPQRRAQPSPDRRLEKITKKKKNTLLFQINVLKKNIAKYESDFESQNGTPITQGDRMTDVQLVRMYEAIRHLQTEKRCIKADPVEYALKVQAAKLQKERDDKLDAALKSDKPMAEVVKDIEEWVDGCRQATGRASIPESNWTPAQLAAEKSCVQRALLRLEAARGRPPAHSADRGAARHLYERYRAVKRALATFRPDAIIGGTNGELATIHEHETMLFNTSVDSSSDSQEKPSDTSQETIETPLQSPPTREGQEEMPSSTSSAKSATTSEEATPSNEGLHCLGLEDLTQALSEAKLLKCVLRRSIKEYEVNFELQNSRKVQRDDKIGREEEYRRYKTVKARIKLINALINKQKSTA from the exons ATGGTTCTATTGGGACTCCAGCAG TGCTGTGAGCGGAGCGAGGGCGAGAAGGAGAGAGAAGATATGGCGGCGCCCGAATGCGAGCGGGAGGCACGCAAGCGACGCGAGCGGCGGGACTCCGGCTGCGCGCATGAACGTAAGGAGCGCAGACCGCACAGTGAGGAGCGGCCGCCCCCACCGCCGCCACCGCCTCCACTACATGACTATAATCGACTTGAG TCGGAACGTCGAGCGGAGCGACTGTCTCGCGCTCGGCGGCCGCAACACGGCGGCAAGAGACGCCGCGCGCCCGCAAGATTGCCGCGACAACCTAAAGAGAACGACTACAGCGCTTACATCGACGACGTGCGCAGTAGCACTCCGCCGCACTTCGAATATGTCGTGCAGCGGAAACCTGAAG TATGCGAGGAGACGGAACGCTCCTGCGTGGAAAGCAGCACTCGGCACGAGGAAGCGGAGCGCGCGCGCCGCGGGGAGCGCAACGAGCCGCAGCGCCGCGCGCAGCCGAGCCCCGACCGGCGCCTCGAGAAGATCACCAAAAAG aaaaaaaaCACTCTTTTATTTCAGATCAACGTtctaaagaaaaacatcgcaaAATACGAAAGCGATTTCGAATCCCAAAATGGCACTCCGATTACCCAAGGCGATCGCATGACTGACGTCCAACTGGTCCGGATGTACGAAGCTATTCGACACTTGCAGACAGAAAAGCGATGCATTAAAGCGGACCCCGTCGAATATGCGCTCAAAGTTCAAGCGGCGAAGCTACAGAAGGAAAGAGATGATAAGCTGGATGCAGCGCTGAAGAGTGATAAACCGATGGCTGAAGTTGTGAAGGACATTGAAGAG TGGGTAGATGGTTGCCGCCAAGCGACGGGCCGAGCGAGCATACCAGAATCAAACTGGACACCAGCGCAACTAGCAGCTGAGAAATCTTGCGTACAAAGGGCTCTATTACGGCTTGAGGCAGCTCGTGGAAGACCTCCAGCACACTCCGCCGATCGCGGTGCAGCCAGGCATCTGTATGAGCGGTACCGTGCTGTCAAGCGGGCTTTAGCTACCTTCAGACCTGACGCC ATAATTGGCGGGACGAACGGCGAACTGGCGACCATCCACGAGCACGAGACAATGTTGTTCAACACCAGCGTGGACAGTTCCAGCGACTCACAGGAGAAGCCTTCCGACACTTCACAG GAAACCATAGAAACTCCCCTCCAGTCGCCCCCCACTCGCGAGGGTCAGGAGGAGATGCCGTCATCCACGTCGTCGGCTAAGTCCGCCACCACCAGCGAGGAGGCCACACCCTCCAATGAGGGACTGCATTGTTTGGGCTTGGAGGACCTCACACAAGCACTCTCTGAGGCCAAATTGCTTAAATGT GTACTAAGACGCAGTATCAAGGAATACGAAGTGAACTTTGAGCTTCAAAACAGTAGGAAGGTGCAACGGGATGACAAGATCGGTCGAGAGGAGGAGTACAGACGTTACAAAACCGTAAAAGCAAGAATTAAACTTATTAACGCCCTTATCAATAAACAAAAGTCCACGGCTTGA
- the LOC117982103 gene encoding protein FAM13A isoform X2 translates to MVLLGLQQGYGHDSECSSQRRVVISGLGWRAQCCERSEGEKEREDMAAPECEREARKRRERRDSGCAHERKERRPHSEERPPPPPPPPPLHDYNRLESERRAERLSRARRPQHGGKRRRAPARLPRQPKENDYSAYIDDVRSSTPPHFEYVVQRKPEVCEETERSCVESSTRHEEAERARRGERNEPQRRAQPSPDRRLEKITKKINVLKKNIAKYESDFESQNGTPITQGDRMTDVQLVRMYEAIRHLQTEKRCIKADPVEYALKVQAAKLQKERDDKLDAALKSDKPMAEVVKDIEEWVDGCRQATGRASIPESNWTPAQLAAEKSCVQRALLRLEAARGRPPAHSADRGAARHLYERYRAVKRALATFRPDAIIGGTNGELATIHEHETMLFNTSVDSSSDSQEKPSDTSQETIETPLQSPPTREGQEEMPSSTSSAKSATTSEEATPSNEGLHCLGLEDLTQALSEAKLLKCVLRRSIKEYEVNFELQNSRKVQRDDKIGREEEYRRYKTVKARIKLINALINKQKSTA, encoded by the exons ATGGTTCTATTGGGACTCCAGCAG GGTTACGGGCACGATTCTGAGTGCTCGAGCCAGCGTCGGGTTGTAATATCTGGCCTCGGGTGGCGTGCGCAGTGCTGTGAGCGGAGCGAGGGCGAGAAGGAGAGAGAAGATATGGCGGCGCCCGAATGCGAGCGGGAGGCACGCAAGCGACGCGAGCGGCGGGACTCCGGCTGCGCGCATGAACGTAAGGAGCGCAGACCGCACAGTGAGGAGCGGCCGCCCCCACCGCCGCCACCGCCTCCACTACATGACTATAATCGACTTGAG TCGGAACGTCGAGCGGAGCGACTGTCTCGCGCTCGGCGGCCGCAACACGGCGGCAAGAGACGCCGCGCGCCCGCAAGATTGCCGCGACAACCTAAAGAGAACGACTACAGCGCTTACATCGACGACGTGCGCAGTAGCACTCCGCCGCACTTCGAATATGTCGTGCAGCGGAAACCTGAAG TATGCGAGGAGACGGAACGCTCCTGCGTGGAAAGCAGCACTCGGCACGAGGAAGCGGAGCGCGCGCGCCGCGGGGAGCGCAACGAGCCGCAGCGCCGCGCGCAGCCGAGCCCCGACCGGCGCCTCGAGAAGATCACCAAAAAG ATCAACGTtctaaagaaaaacatcgcaaAATACGAAAGCGATTTCGAATCCCAAAATGGCACTCCGATTACCCAAGGCGATCGCATGACTGACGTCCAACTGGTCCGGATGTACGAAGCTATTCGACACTTGCAGACAGAAAAGCGATGCATTAAAGCGGACCCCGTCGAATATGCGCTCAAAGTTCAAGCGGCGAAGCTACAGAAGGAAAGAGATGATAAGCTGGATGCAGCGCTGAAGAGTGATAAACCGATGGCTGAAGTTGTGAAGGACATTGAAGAG TGGGTAGATGGTTGCCGCCAAGCGACGGGCCGAGCGAGCATACCAGAATCAAACTGGACACCAGCGCAACTAGCAGCTGAGAAATCTTGCGTACAAAGGGCTCTATTACGGCTTGAGGCAGCTCGTGGAAGACCTCCAGCACACTCCGCCGATCGCGGTGCAGCCAGGCATCTGTATGAGCGGTACCGTGCTGTCAAGCGGGCTTTAGCTACCTTCAGACCTGACGCC ATAATTGGCGGGACGAACGGCGAACTGGCGACCATCCACGAGCACGAGACAATGTTGTTCAACACCAGCGTGGACAGTTCCAGCGACTCACAGGAGAAGCCTTCCGACACTTCACAG GAAACCATAGAAACTCCCCTCCAGTCGCCCCCCACTCGCGAGGGTCAGGAGGAGATGCCGTCATCCACGTCGTCGGCTAAGTCCGCCACCACCAGCGAGGAGGCCACACCCTCCAATGAGGGACTGCATTGTTTGGGCTTGGAGGACCTCACACAAGCACTCTCTGAGGCCAAATTGCTTAAATGT GTACTAAGACGCAGTATCAAGGAATACGAAGTGAACTTTGAGCTTCAAAACAGTAGGAAGGTGCAACGGGATGACAAGATCGGTCGAGAGGAGGAGTACAGACGTTACAAAACCGTAAAAGCAAGAATTAAACTTATTAACGCCCTTATCAATAAACAAAAGTCCACGGCTTGA
- the LOC117982103 gene encoding protein FAM13A isoform X1, giving the protein MVLLGLQQGYGHDSECSSQRRVVISGLGWRAQCCERSEGEKEREDMAAPECEREARKRRERRDSGCAHERKERRPHSEERPPPPPPPPPLHDYNRLESERRAERLSRARRPQHGGKRRRAPARLPRQPKENDYSAYIDDVRSSTPPHFEYVVQRKPEVCEETERSCVESSTRHEEAERARRGERNEPQRRAQPSPDRRLEKITKKKKNTLLFQINVLKKNIAKYESDFESQNGTPITQGDRMTDVQLVRMYEAIRHLQTEKRCIKADPVEYALKVQAAKLQKERDDKLDAALKSDKPMAEVVKDIEEWVDGCRQATGRASIPESNWTPAQLAAEKSCVQRALLRLEAARGRPPAHSADRGAARHLYERYRAVKRALATFRPDAIIGGTNGELATIHEHETMLFNTSVDSSSDSQEKPSDTSQETIETPLQSPPTREGQEEMPSSTSSAKSATTSEEATPSNEGLHCLGLEDLTQALSEAKLLKCVLRRSIKEYEVNFELQNSRKVQRDDKIGREEEYRRYKTVKARIKLINALINKQKSTA; this is encoded by the exons ATGGTTCTATTGGGACTCCAGCAG GGTTACGGGCACGATTCTGAGTGCTCGAGCCAGCGTCGGGTTGTAATATCTGGCCTCGGGTGGCGTGCGCAGTGCTGTGAGCGGAGCGAGGGCGAGAAGGAGAGAGAAGATATGGCGGCGCCCGAATGCGAGCGGGAGGCACGCAAGCGACGCGAGCGGCGGGACTCCGGCTGCGCGCATGAACGTAAGGAGCGCAGACCGCACAGTGAGGAGCGGCCGCCCCCACCGCCGCCACCGCCTCCACTACATGACTATAATCGACTTGAG TCGGAACGTCGAGCGGAGCGACTGTCTCGCGCTCGGCGGCCGCAACACGGCGGCAAGAGACGCCGCGCGCCCGCAAGATTGCCGCGACAACCTAAAGAGAACGACTACAGCGCTTACATCGACGACGTGCGCAGTAGCACTCCGCCGCACTTCGAATATGTCGTGCAGCGGAAACCTGAAG TATGCGAGGAGACGGAACGCTCCTGCGTGGAAAGCAGCACTCGGCACGAGGAAGCGGAGCGCGCGCGCCGCGGGGAGCGCAACGAGCCGCAGCGCCGCGCGCAGCCGAGCCCCGACCGGCGCCTCGAGAAGATCACCAAAAAG aaaaaaaaCACTCTTTTATTTCAGATCAACGTtctaaagaaaaacatcgcaaAATACGAAAGCGATTTCGAATCCCAAAATGGCACTCCGATTACCCAAGGCGATCGCATGACTGACGTCCAACTGGTCCGGATGTACGAAGCTATTCGACACTTGCAGACAGAAAAGCGATGCATTAAAGCGGACCCCGTCGAATATGCGCTCAAAGTTCAAGCGGCGAAGCTACAGAAGGAAAGAGATGATAAGCTGGATGCAGCGCTGAAGAGTGATAAACCGATGGCTGAAGTTGTGAAGGACATTGAAGAG TGGGTAGATGGTTGCCGCCAAGCGACGGGCCGAGCGAGCATACCAGAATCAAACTGGACACCAGCGCAACTAGCAGCTGAGAAATCTTGCGTACAAAGGGCTCTATTACGGCTTGAGGCAGCTCGTGGAAGACCTCCAGCACACTCCGCCGATCGCGGTGCAGCCAGGCATCTGTATGAGCGGTACCGTGCTGTCAAGCGGGCTTTAGCTACCTTCAGACCTGACGCC ATAATTGGCGGGACGAACGGCGAACTGGCGACCATCCACGAGCACGAGACAATGTTGTTCAACACCAGCGTGGACAGTTCCAGCGACTCACAGGAGAAGCCTTCCGACACTTCACAG GAAACCATAGAAACTCCCCTCCAGTCGCCCCCCACTCGCGAGGGTCAGGAGGAGATGCCGTCATCCACGTCGTCGGCTAAGTCCGCCACCACCAGCGAGGAGGCCACACCCTCCAATGAGGGACTGCATTGTTTGGGCTTGGAGGACCTCACACAAGCACTCTCTGAGGCCAAATTGCTTAAATGT GTACTAAGACGCAGTATCAAGGAATACGAAGTGAACTTTGAGCTTCAAAACAGTAGGAAGGTGCAACGGGATGACAAGATCGGTCGAGAGGAGGAGTACAGACGTTACAAAACCGTAAAAGCAAGAATTAAACTTATTAACGCCCTTATCAATAAACAAAAGTCCACGGCTTGA